The proteins below come from a single Halobacteriovorax sp. DA5 genomic window:
- a CDS encoding sensor histidine kinase KdpD, producing the protein MDNMTALYIVLLSFLLLCVVSTYVVAMVDKESDYQQFKMALIFNFFLYATRFYCAQWMELDVIFFGLKFIPLYLICNFFLNNRLSQYRVELMSLFVLSGIAGFLLYLAGGEYEYYSLTVAIGSFTPGIYALAYFGKRIKYVVNFFYFTIFAIAGIVTFTYPFTFEIKGSGIWGWSAGVITYIAIMLGLLVKILEKKVDGDYKLQEELKLINAVYKAVIHDTSNDLNFLSLSLSRALKDENLTYVKLAYDRLSELIKFKAEIRKQFNKDNLSYDVELSSIVKSVVSHYQDDFNKKRVQLVVTYPHQNIEASLPISKESLVNSILGNLVSNALKFSEPRSKVYLSMIHDKTHVYFSVIDSGGGISDDIISSVTNFSKVRSSSGTRNELGSGMGLSILCYIIKRIDGEISFMSMKSGTKVIVKIPFVNQVSEHLDNKRDGHGSNVISHA; encoded by the coding sequence ATGGATAATATGACGGCCCTATATATCGTACTCTTATCATTTCTACTTCTGTGCGTTGTCAGTACTTATGTTGTTGCAATGGTGGATAAAGAAAGTGACTACCAGCAATTTAAAATGGCCCTAATTTTTAATTTCTTCCTCTATGCTACACGTTTTTATTGTGCTCAGTGGATGGAACTCGACGTCATATTCTTTGGCTTAAAATTCATTCCACTTTATTTGATATGTAATTTCTTTCTAAATAATCGATTAAGCCAGTATCGAGTTGAGTTGATGAGTCTTTTTGTTTTAAGTGGCATTGCTGGCTTTTTATTGTATTTAGCTGGGGGTGAGTATGAATATTATTCCCTTACTGTGGCCATCGGAAGTTTCACTCCTGGTATCTATGCATTGGCCTACTTTGGTAAACGAATAAAGTATGTTGTGAATTTTTTCTATTTTACTATTTTTGCTATCGCAGGAATAGTCACATTTACCTATCCATTTACCTTTGAAATAAAGGGCTCTGGGATTTGGGGCTGGAGTGCGGGCGTCATCACTTATATTGCAATCATGTTAGGGCTTCTGGTTAAGATCTTAGAAAAGAAAGTTGATGGGGATTATAAATTACAAGAAGAGTTAAAGCTTATTAATGCAGTTTATAAGGCCGTTATTCATGATACTTCAAATGACTTAAATTTTTTGTCTTTAAGTCTTTCAAGGGCGTTAAAAGATGAGAACTTGACCTATGTAAAGTTAGCCTATGATCGATTAAGTGAGCTCATCAAATTTAAAGCAGAGATTCGTAAGCAATTTAATAAAGATAATCTTTCATATGATGTGGAGCTTTCGTCAATAGTAAAGTCTGTTGTCTCTCACTACCAAGACGACTTTAACAAGAAGCGAGTTCAGTTGGTTGTCACTTATCCCCATCAAAATATCGAAGCTTCGCTACCCATTAGTAAGGAGAGTTTAGTTAACTCGATTTTAGGTAATCTTGTTTCTAATGCCTTGAAGTTCTCTGAGCCACGTTCAAAAGTCTACCTCTCAATGATTCACGATAAAACTCATGTGTACTTTAGTGTTATTGATTCAGGGGGCGGTATTTCTGACGACATTATTTCATCAGTAACGAATTTCTCAAAAGTGAGATCGAGTAGTGGTACTCGTAACGAACTGGGCAGTGGAATGGGCCTTAGCATACTTTGCTACATCATCAAACGAATTGACGGTGAAATTAGCTTCATGAGTATGAAGAGTGGAACAAAGGTAATTGTAAAGATCCCTTTTGTTAACCAAGTATCAGAACATTTAGATAATAAACGTGATGGCCACGGTAGCAACGTAATATCACACGCTTAA